A region from the Treponema pallidum subsp. pallidum str. Nichols genome encodes:
- a CDS encoding major outer sheath N-terminal domain-containing protein, translating into MGRQVMQAGVLAGMVCAASGYAGVLTPQVSGTAQLQWGIAFQKNPRTGPGKHTHGFRTTNSLTISLPLVSKHTHTRRGEARSGVWAQLQLKDLAVELASSKSSTALSFTKPTASFQATLHCYGAYLTVGTSPSCVVNFAQLWKPFVTRAYSEKDTRYAPGFSGSGAKLGYQAHNVGNSGVDVDIGFLSFLSNGAWDSTDTTHSKYGFGADATLSYGVDRQRLLTLELAGNATLEQHYRKGTEDSTNENKTALLWGVGGRLTLEPGAGFRFSFALDAGNQHQDPADAGNRLLATGSSREKFDSAFDALRVEQYRVKDKYLEFLLGQMAESSILERVGLALTLQDGTLVSTLTKVATDSGDRFIQMALVKLLPQRAQAEQRLQEIVAPSQSDIVLIMLLTWLERARLDRFNADALLTAQWTYVSAGLYGATAGTNVFGKRVLPALRSWHFDFAGFLKLETKSGDPYTHLLTGLNAGVEARVYIPLTYIRYRNNGGYELNGAVPPGTINMPILGKAWCSYRIPLGSHAWLTPHTSVLGTTNRFNVINPAYTLLNERALQYQVGLTFSPFEKVELSAQWEQGVLADAPYMGIAESMWSERYFGTFICGVKVVW; encoded by the coding sequence GTGGGCAGGCAGGTGATGCAAGCGGGGGTACTTGCGGGCATGGTATGTGCTGCTTCTGGTTATGCAGGCGTACTCACTCCGCAGGTCAGTGGCACAGCCCAGCTCCAGTGGGGCATTGCGTTCCAGAAGAATCCACGCACTGGCCCGGGCAAGCACACCCATGGGTTTCGCACTACCAATAGTCTGACTATTTCCCTGCCGTTGGTGTCAAAGCACACCCACACCCGCCGAGGGGAGGCACGCTCAGGGGTGTGGGCACAGCTGCAGCTGAAGGACCTGGCAGTAGAGCTTGCGTCTTCTAAAAGCTCAACGGCCCTGTCCTTTACCAAACCTACCGCTTCCTTCCAGGCAACCCTGCACTGTTATGGGGCCTACCTGACAGTGGGTACCAGTCCTTCCTGTGTGGTTAACTTTGCCCAGCTGTGGAAACCCTTTGTCACCCGTGCCTATTCAGAAAAGGACACTCGCTATGCCCCTGGTTTCTCCGGCTCCGGGGCAAAACTCGGCTACCAGGCCCACAATGTGGGAAACAGCGGAGTAGATGTGGACATCGGTTTCCTCTCCTTCCTTTCCAATGGTGCCTGGGATAGTACTGACACCACGCACAGCAAGTATGGCTTCGGGGCCGATGCAACGCTTTCCTATGGCGTCGACCGTCAGCGGCTGCTTACGTTGGAGCTGGCAGGGAATGCCACACTGGAGCAGCACTACCGTAAGGGTACCGAAGACTCCACGAACGAAAACAAAACAGCACTCCTGTGGGGAGTAGGAGGCCGACTCACCCTCGAACCAGGCGCCGGCTTCCGCTTCTCCTTCGCCCTCGACGCCGGTAACCAACACCAGGACCCTGCCGATGCAGGTAATCGCCTTCTGGCAACGGGGAGCTCACGGGAGAAGTTTGACAGCGCGTTCGATGCCCTCAGGGTGGAGCAATACCGTGTAAAGGATAAGTATCTTGAATTTTTGCTGGGACAGATGGCGGAGTCCTCGATTCTCGAGCGGGTGGGGCTTGCCCTCACGCTGCAGGACGGTACGCTCGTCTCTACGCTGACGAAGGTTGCCACTGATAGTGGAGATCGGTTTATCCAAATGGCGTTGGTAAAACTCTTGCCCCAGAGGGCGCAGGCGGAGCAGAGACTACAGGAGATTGTGGCGCCGAGTCAGTCGGACATCGTGCTTATCATGCTGCTAACCTGGCTTGAGCGTGCACGGCTGGACCGGTTCAATGCTGATGCGCTGCTTACGGCGCAGTGGACCTATGTGTCGGCTGGACTGTATGGGGCGACGGCGGGTACCAATGTATTTGGTAAGCGCGTGCTGCCTGCGCTGCGGTCCTGGCATTTTGATTTTGCCGGATTCCTCAAACTCGAAACCAAAAGCGGTGACCCCTACACCCACCTGCTCACCGGCCTGAACGCCGGCGTCGAAGCACGCGTGTACATCCCCCTCACCTACATCCGTTACAGAAATAACGGAGGGTACGAACTGAATGGAGCTGTGCCCCCTGGGACTATCAATATGCCAATTTTGGGGAAGGCGTGGTGCAGCTATCGCATCCCCCTCGGTTCCCACGCCTGGCTTACACCGCATACATCCGTGCTCGGCACAACCAATCGCTTTAACGTTATTAACCCCGCGTACACCCTGTTGAATGAACGAGCGCTCCAGTACCAGGTGGGACTGACGTTCAGTCCCTTCGAGAAGGTGGAGCTCAGCGCCCAGTGGGAACAGGGGGTGCTTGCTGACGCTCCTTACATGGGTATTGCCGAGAGTATGTGGTCTGAGCGTTACTTTGGCACGTTTATCTGTGGGGTGAAGGTGGTTTGGTGA